Part of the Brassica oleracea var. oleracea cultivar TO1000 chromosome C8, BOL, whole genome shotgun sequence genome is shown below.
TCTGTACTTCAAGTCGGGTTCGGGTATTTTTAGTTCGGGTTCAATTATTTTGGATCGGGTTCGGATATTTAGATTTTGAAAAAAAAAATTAAAAATTTTCAATTCTCAAAAATCTTGTATTTAAAAATATAACTTTCACTTTAACTAATTTTTTATTTTTAATAGATTGAATGGTTAATAGATTTGGAGTTTAACATTTTTAAACTAAAAAGACATTAATTTGGTTATTGTTTTTAAATTTTGGATGTAAATTTTTGTTAATTCTTGAAATAAAAAGTTTGACGTGTATTTTAATTGAGTAACAAATCATTTTTTCTGTAATTCTATCTATATCATCTCTATTATTAAAAGAAAAGTACCCATTAAAAAAATACCTCTAAGTTTTCTAACTTATTTACACTACAATGCCACTGAGAATTAAATTAAACTACCTATTTTAATGCTTGTCTTTTCCAGTTAAATTAATGAGTTTTTTTAATAAAATTTAAACTTAATGTCATTAAATGAACCTAAAAATACATCATATTTAACGTAGCTTATTACGTACGAGTATGGCCCGATAATGAACTTGAATTTTATTTTTTACGAAAACGTGAATCACTTGACTTAAGCAATATTTAAAATATATTAACTACAATATAACACTAAATAACCAAAAACCGAAAATTCAAATCCGCGCTGGCGCGCGGATCATGGTCTAATATGAACTTAAAGTATTTGTAGTATCAATATAAATATTTTATATAAAATGAGAGATGTAAACTAGAAATATATGGTTAATTATACATATGTTCGGTTATCTTCGGATATCCATTCGGGTTCGGATATTACCCGTTCGGGTTTGGATATCCAATCTTTCCTAATTTAATACCCGTTCGGATATTTTGCTACTTCGGTTCGGATTTTGGTTCGGTTTTTTTGGATCGGGTTCGGGTGCGGCTTCAGATATCGGGTAAAGTGCCCCCCCTAACCACACTCACCTACGAGGCCGAATAAATAAACTAATAGTATACATTTATTTTATAAGTTTTACTTTTATATTAAGTTTTAAAAACTATATTGAATAGTTTTGGTTTAAAGTTTTATAAAGTAAAAATTATACTGTTACTTAAATATATAAATATTTTAATATTCATTTATTCACCCTAACCGCAAACGCTAGTGGAAACCAGATATGATGAAGTTTAGAGCGGTTCGAGACGATTTGTAGCGTTTTGTGTGATTGTTGTAGAACATCAAAATCCCTACAAACCGCAAAAGCTACGTTTGTGGATGGTAGCAGAAAACTAGTCATACCCTTAACAAAGTGAAATGAGCTGTCTTTATAGTTATATTTTAAGTTTTTATAATTTAAATTAAGATAATTTAATTGGTTATATATTTAAATTAGACCAAGTTATCTACAATTAAAATTTTCTTATAAGATTTATTTGTTTGCTGGGAAATAGATATTAGATTGTTCTAGGATTAGTTTTCACTTATATACATTATATGTATAATTTTTGGAATTAAACTTTCAGATCTTAACTGAATAAATTAAAATATCAGCAATCAATCAAATTAAAACAATTTATGAAACTTCACATATAAATGACATGTAGGAAAAAATAATTTAAGTAATATTTTTAGTAGGATAGATACTAATATATTAAGGGATTTATTGTTACACATCTTTCTATTTATTTTTATTTTTTATCTTTCTATATATTGTGATTTCTTATCCTTCTATATATGGGGTCAAAAAAAATCCTTCTATATATTGTTATTTTTTTATCTATTTATATTAAGAATGAAATCATGATGATATACAGTTCCTCTATTTACAAAGAGTGTTATTTTATCACATTTCACACTATTAAAAAATTGCAAAAAACACTAATCTCCATATTTAATGTATAATTAATAAAATAAAAATGATGTAAAGTAGAATTTTGTTGGTTATTTAAAAGGACAAAAATATGTAAATCCATATTTGAAATGTAAAATGACATTTAAAAAAAAACAAAAAAAAGAATAATCATAGAGTGACATTTTTTTATGAAACATAATGAGTATAATAGCAATACGAGGAAAGTAGACTTGCTAAAAATCAAATTAAGGAAATTTGTTCTCCAAAGATTTCGAAGCAAGCAGTGCAAACTACCATCACCACCTAGAGTCAACTTCCATTGCTTTCCAAATAACAACACTTATCCGTCACTCTATAAATACTCTTTCTTCCTGTTATCACTTCCTCACCACAGCAGAACAAGCCATATACATACATATACATAATTTTTTTTTTTGTAAAAATACATATACATAATTCAAGACAAGGAAAACACATTCATACGTTTTCGTGTAAACTTGGAATTCTTATTTATCGGATCCATAATAGTCAAAATGGTCTTGCGAGTGTCGTATGTTTTGGTGGTTCTAACCATTCTTTCCATGGATCATAGGATCTCTCAAGCCACATCCCGTGTTGCCTTTCAGAAGCTATCCATTGCTGATTACTTCGAACAATGGATGATCCAGTTCTCTCGAGTTTACGTCAATTCACTCGAGAAACAGATGAGGCTGGAAGTGTTCGAGAAAAACTTGGAATACATTGAGAACTTCAATACTAAGGAGAATAAAAGCTACAAACTTGGTGTCGACGAGTTCACGGATCAAACTGACGAGGAGTTCCTAGCCACCCACACCGGTCTCAGTGGCATTAGTGCAATTTCATCATCCGAAGTGGTTGATGAATCGATGTCATCTTGGAAATGGAACGTCAGTAATATCATTGGATTCTATGCCAAGAGCAAAGACTGGAGATTGGAAGGAGCTGTAACACCTGTCAAAAACCAAAGAAGTTGTTGTAAGCTCGCTGGACTTATATATATTATAAACAGTCTCTACAGATTAGAAAAAACAATGTAGTAATTAAACTCCACATAAAAGCTTAATACCCAAGTCAGGGTGATCATTCTAGGTTTCTAACAATGAAGTAATCATTATATGCGCATGCAGTTGGTTGTTGGGCGTTCTCGGCGATTGTAGCGGTGGAAGGTCTGACAAAGATTTCCCAAGGAAAGCTCGTATCACTGTCCGAACAGCAACTTCTAGATTGTGACAAAGCTAACCACGGTTGCAAGGGAGGATTAATGGACAAAGCTTTCAACTACATAGCACAAAAAGGAATTACTGGAGATGACGATTACCCTTTCCTAGAGGAAGATGGGATTTGCCAGTTCGAGGATGAACCCGTCATTAAGATCAGAGGTTACCAATGCGTTCCACGCAACAACGAGCTTGCTTTGCGCGAGGCAGTATCGAGACAGCCCGTCTCCGTTGGAGTGGCTTGGCATTTGGACAGTATCATCCATTACTCAAGCGGAGTGTACGATGAGCCTTACTGTGGTATCAACATGAACCATGCGGTGACTATTGTAGGGTACGGGACGAGCCCTGAAGGGAAAGATTATTGGCTGGCTAAGAACTCTTGGGGTGCGAGTTGGGGAGAGAATGGTTACGTTAGACTCCGTAGAGATGTGGAGTGGCGTGAAGGCATGTGTGGTCTGGCTCACTAGTGTGCAAACTGAAGATCAGGTTCAAGCGTTGAGGAGGAGCACAAGGATAAAGAGGGATCCTTCCAACTGGGTAAACACGAGAGTGTACTACAATGCCCAGGCTGTGGAGCATCCTTCTCAAGCCGTGTGTTCCTTTGCTGAGTTTCCAAACGAGCATTGTGCCTTTATGACAAGTTTGGATACAAGCTNNNNNNNNNNNNNNNNNNNNNNNNNNNNNNNNNNNNNNNNNNNNNNNNNNNNNNNNNNNNNNNNNNNNNNNNNNNNNNNNNNNNNNNNNNNNNNNNNNNNNNNNNNNNNNNNNNNNNNNNNNNNNNNNNNNNNNNNNNNNNNNNNNNNNNNNNNNNNNNNNNNNNNNNNNNNNNNNNNNNNNNNNNNNNNNNNNNNNNNNNNNNNNNNNNNNNNNNNNNNNNNNNNNNNNNNNNNNNNNNNNNNNNNNNNNNNNNNNNNNNNNNNNNNNNNNNNNNNNNNNNNNNNNNNNNNNNNNNNNNNNNNNNNNNNNNNNNNNNNNNNNNNNNNNNNNNNNNNNNNNNNNNNNNNNNNNNNNNNNNNNNNNNNNNNNNNNNNNNNNNNNNNNNNNNNNNNNNNNNNNNNNNNNNNNNNNNNNNNNNNNNNNNNNNNNNNNNNNNNNNNNNNNNNNNNNNNNNNNNNNNNNNNNNNNNNNNNNNNNNNNNNNNNNNNNNNNNNNNNNNNNNNNNNNNNNNNNNNNNNNNNNNNNNNNNNNNNNNNNNNNNNNNNNNNNNNNNNNNNNNNNNNNNNNNNNNNNNNNNNNNNNNNNNNNNNNNNNNNNNNNNNNNNNNNNNNNNNNNNNNNNNNNNNNNNNNNNNNNNNNNNNNNNNNNNNNNNNNNNNNNNNNNNNNNNNNNNNNNNNNNNNNNNNNNNNNNNNNNNNNNNNNNNNNNNNNNNNNNNNNNNNNNNNNNNNNNNNNNNNNNNNNNNNNNNNNNNNNNNNNNNNNNNNNNNNNNNNNNNNNNNNNNNNNNNNNNNNNNNNNNNNNNNNNNNNNNNNNNNNNNNNNNNNNNNNNNNNNNNNNNNNNNNNNNNNNNNNNNNNNNNNNNNNNNNNNNNNNNNNNNNNNNNNNNNNNNNNNNNNNNNNNNNNNNNNNNNNNNNNNNNNNNNNNNNNNNNNNNNNNNNNNNNNNNNNNNNNNNNNNNNNNNNNNNNNNNNNNNNNNNNNNNNNNNNNNNNNNNNNNNNNNNGATATCTTTTAAAAAAAGAAACAAAATATTGGCAAGTTATATTATGTTTTTAAAATAAAAAGTAAAAAAATAGTAGTTACATAAAAAAAAAGAATTAAAAAAAATATTTTTAACGTCGTCAGCAAAACACTAAACCCTAAATCCTAATCCCCAATCCCTAAACCCTAAACCCTTGGATAAACCCTAAACCCTTGGGTAAACTCTAAACCCTTGGATAAACCATAAACCCTTGGATAAATCCTAAACTCTAAATAAAATCACTAAACCCTAAAACTCTAAACCCTAAACCCTTGAGTGTTTTAGTGTTTAGTGATTTTGATTTAAAGTTTAAGATTTATCCTAGAGTTTAGGGTTTACCCAAGGGTTTAGGGTTTAGGGTTTCGGATTTAAGATTTAGGGATTAGGATTCAGGGTTTAATGTTTTGCTGACGACGTTAAATTTTTTTTTTTTGTAATTACTACTATTTTTTATTTATTTATTTTTACATTTTAATTTTAAAAAGATTATATAATTTGACAATATTTTGTTTCTTTTTTTAAAAGATATCGAATTTGAAATAATGAAATTATAGTGGTTGTTGAACCTAGAGGTTCACCCTAGGGGGTGAACCCAAGAATAAGTCATTATATATTAAAAAAGAAACATGGGCATTTAATATGTTCTCATTATATTCGTCACGTAACAGTTTCACAGCGATTAGAGAATAAATACGCTGATGTGTCACGTGCAAAGAGCTTTTCACCCAAATTCTGCATAAATGTATTCACACTATATACTATTTTATGTTTTTTCAATATAAACTCAAATGCATGATTCTAGGGGTTATACAAACGTTTTACGTAAAAAGACAATTTGCAAAAAATTCTCTAATTTATAGGCCTATTCTATTGTTACTTAATTTTATTTTAAGAATTTTATCTTTCATGTGTTATTTTGAACAAAAATATATTTTTAATGATAATTAACGGTATCTTTATATATTAATCAACCATTTTTATATATTTTTATATACACATTCATGTAGGTGTGGACACGAATCTGATATTTGGAGTTTTGGAGGTATTGTGTTCCGATCTGTTTCGTCCGAATAATCAATTATCAGATCCGATTCGGTTCGTAGCCATATGGATACTCGGTGTCCCGGATATCCGGAAAAAATTAGATTTTTAACCGGTATCCGTTTCGATCCGTATAAATAAATTAAAATCTAAATAATATTAAATAATAAAAATTTATTACAAAAAAAATATTTACTTTTTAGAATACTAATAACTTATTTAATAAATTTAGTAAATAAAAGTATTGTAAGACATATAAAATTTAATATTTATATAACTTATATATTTAATTCATTAAATATATGTATATATATGCATTGGATCGGATATCCGTTTCAGAAAATATTAATATTTGTGATTTGCTTCATTTTTACGGATATTACATATTCTTCGCTTCGTAGAGCTACATATATCCGTATTTTTCTATTCGAATCAAAAAGGATAACAAATCGAATCAAGATTTACGGATATTTTTCTCAGTCCTACATACATGTGCACATTGACTTGAACACCTATATAAATAAATATTCACTACAAGTGAAAATTCTAATTCTCTTGGAAGTTGGAATATTCTTTTTAATGTTTCCTTTCATCATCGACCAAATTGTAATGAAATGATTTATCTTAGTAATTTTCTTTTCTTTTTTTCAATTATTATCTAAATTTGATTTGATTTTTCATGCATTTAGAAATTATAATATGAAACCATTGGTTCGACATCAGGACTGTCTAAAATTCATATAACATGAAACCAAACATATAATAATATTTTTTGGTTATCATCGAAAAAATAAAAAATCACAAGTATTTTAACAGAATAAACAAAATAAATATTGATTTAGAATGGTTGTTATATTTTAGTAGATTAAACACCAAAAACCTAATCTAAAATTGGACCGATATCCAGATTAAACAGACCTAATGTCTTCTTATTTTCAAAAATAACAAAATTAATAATTTTATTTCGCACAAGACGCGGATTATTACCTAGTAAGGATAAAAGCATACACTTAAAAAACATATTAACTTCATATTTTGTTATATTTTACTGGAGATAATTTGGATGGAAAGATGTATCTGTTAATCAAAATTGTATATGTTAATCAAAACTGGTTAATGTATACTTGAATGGTAAATGTATACGATTGTTGAAAAAGATGATTCAATTCAATAAGTAAACACCTTTATAGTTGCAATTCTTCAAAAGATCAATAATAATATGCTGAGTTGAGTCATTGTTCGCTTCTAGAGAACCTTAAGCGATCCAACCGGAGTTACGTCTCCAAATTTTGTCAATTACGAGTCTATACATGGTTGATTCTTTTAATTTTCTGAATTCTTTAGAGCACAAAGTTCCATAATAATAGCTAATTAATTGAACGATCTCGGTGGACCCAATGATAGTGGGGTGTATTCTTGTGTTCTTTAGGTTTGAACGGTATTGCAATAGCTTTGAAGGGTTCTTACTATTTGGAACTTGCTTAAATTTTTTGTTGAATAACAAGTCTTTGTCTGTTATTTGGCGGCTTCGTTTGGTTCTACAACTAACCAAAGATATAAACCGTATATAAAATATCTTTTATTGTCCATTCATTTGTTTTCTTGATCTTATTTCCTCAGTTTGACATAAATCGTATATAAATTATCTTATAGAGACATTAATATCAACTATTTATTCAGAACTATAATGATTTTATTATTAAGTAATGATGAAAAAAG
Proteins encoded:
- the LOC106309364 gene encoding ervatamin-B-like, with the translated sequence MVLRVSYVLVVLTILSMDHRISQATSRVAFQKLSIADYFEQWMIQFSRVYVNSLEKQMRLEVFEKNLEYIENFNTKENKSYKLGVDEFTDQTDEEFLATHTGLSGISAISSSEVVDESMSSWKWNVSNIIGFYAKSKDWRLEGAVTPVKNQRSCFGCWAFSAIVAVEGLTKISQGKLVSLSEQQLLDCDKANHGCKGGLMDKAFNYIAQKGITGDDDYPFLEEDGICQFEDEPVIKIRGYQCVPRNNELALREAVSRQPVSVGVAWHLDSIIHYSSGVYDEPYCGINMNHAVTIVGYGTSPEGKDYWLAKNSWGASWGENGYVRLRRDVEWREGMCGLAH